In Scatophagus argus isolate fScaArg1 chromosome 7, fScaArg1.pri, whole genome shotgun sequence, a genomic segment contains:
- the LOC124062309 gene encoding cingulin-like protein 1 isoform X1, which translates to MEPHRLSYMQQHSPRGNQDNLFGVRVQVQGIKGQPYVVLNSSGQEGHRDISVITHQSGYNPGMVRRSVDDRSSPSESLRAAASSAFHYHKHPEILRPYDPESNNLNQVIPSPASVAQPRQLNTALLPETTQTANANKPRIPLPAEGPEGDQSDVAPTKTPPSGRQLPARSPNSVETDSILSVGQLISQFNSSQRRGRGGPRNRMDPEQCRRSRSVDSGRTSDSSSSSPSSSRASSLKGIRGETPGGIYPPGSARARLLGGEASLVNKREENKSNRLLKGHNGKESMSPCAAKLLHRVEKPSVARSCSEQTDDSDERDMQVTPDLLKGQQELSVDPPEEAAKQLLFTYLKDGTTDDDSTTQRKVTLLLETVNKVKWKTAENGEEEEKICAAEVKLLQQKQVALEKELSELNQQLETEMKNEKTLAKACEKARTEKKKLQEELAKSQEELFKLRDRLADIEAELQSTKQQLTQMKAERERSKTEMKDLQQQLSEMHDELDQAKRAEVINTEKEVLLKDMAQLRADFQEILQVKEEQEEVLHHRERELSALKGALKEEVETHDNYMAALKEEYENELEKLLRDLDLAKESNALLGQEQVKAEEERGAAKLQLKELNQERDQLRGKVQEQNNKVDQLNQAIQECQTTQRLLEQRAKQLEREKQQVEEALKDVRRNEEEMCQSNQSLLTRLEDVQSKLTKLNHEHRDLKEKLKEERKQTEELWKTKTALEDERRLQDRTVEQLQRKMNSIMEECEASTDVLQDQVDEAREKSQRELDELRRQLQEKGAELEKSRQAAKKLQEELLPLEEDLRRCRREQQEAQLRGRQLEQRVEELEERNAAMVGERERQVKLVEGRISQLEEDLHDERSGADRMMERLDKTKVQMDQMRNELMQERAIRQDLECDKMSLERQNKDLKSRVTHLEGSQRTNQDSLVSKLNSRIQELEERLQEEERDNNNLQQANRKLERKVKEMKMQADEEHINLQSERDQLTQRLKIAKRQMDEAEEEIERLEHAKKKLQRELDEQIEANEQLHSQLNALRNEMRRKKKSPPLIRVAEDSVNDVEDFGSD; encoded by the exons ATGGAGCCTCATAGACTGAGCTacatgcagcagcacagtcCCAGAGGCAACCAGGACAACTTGTTTGGAGTCAGAGTCCAGGTCCAAGGGATTAAAGGTCAGCCCTATGTGGTTCTGAACAGTTCTGGCCAGGAGGGCCACCGGGACATCTCCGTCATCACTCACCAGTCAGGGTACAATCCAGGCATGGTGAGGAGGTCTGTGGATGATAGATCCTCTCCATCTGAGTCACTGAGGGCCGCAGCCTCCTCCGCGTTTCATTATCATAAACACCCAGAGATTCTAAGACCTTATGACCCTGAAAGTAATAACCTGAACCAAGTCATTCCTTCACCAGCTTCAGTTGCTCAACCCAGGCAACTGAACACCGCACTCCTTCCTGAGACAACCCAGACTGCTAATGCAAATAAACCCAGGATCCCTTTGCCTGCTGAGGGCCCAGAGGGAGATCAGAGTGATGTGGCTCCGACCAAGACACCTCCTTCAGGTCGACAGCTCCCGGCAAGGTCCCCAAACTCAGTAGAGACCGACTCCATCTTATCTGTAGGGCAGCTAATAAGCCAGTTCAACAGCAGCCAGCGGAGGGGAAGGGGAGGCCCGAGGAACAGGATGGACCCAGAGCAGTGTCGCAGGTCACGCAGCGTGGACAGCGGTCGAACTTCAgactcctcatcctcatccccCTCCTCCAGCAGAGCCTCGTCTCTGAAGGGCATCAGGGGCGAGACACCAGGTGGGATATATCCTCCCGGGTCAGCAAGAGCTCGACTCCTCGGCGGAGAGGCTTCTTTGGTGAACAAGAGGGAGGAGAACAAGTCCAACAGACTGCTTAAAGGACATAATGGAAAAGAGTCGATGTCTCCATGTGCTGCAAAGCTGCTTCACAGAGTAGAGAAACCTTCTGTCGCCAGATCATGTAGTGAGCAGACTGATGACTCTGATGAAAGAGACATGCAG GTCACTCCTGATCTTCTGAAAGGACAGCAAGAACTCTCAGTAGACCCACCTGAAGAGGCAGCAAAACAATTACTGTTCACTTACCTAAAGGATGG GACGACTGATGATGACTCCACCACTCAGAGGAAAGTCACCCTGCTGCTTGAAACGGTCAACAAGGTCAAGTGGAAGACTGCCGAAaatggggaggaggaggagaaa ATTTGTGCAGCTGAGGTGAAGCTCTTGCAGCAGAAGCAGGTAGCGCTGGAGAAAGAATTGTCTGAGCTAAATCAACAACTGGAAACCGAGATGAAG AATGAAAAGACTCTGGCCAAGGCTTGTGAAAAGGccaggacagagaagaagaaacttcaGGAAGAGTTGGCTAAAAGTCAGGAAGAGCTCTTCAAACTCAGGGACAGACTGGCAGACATTGAGGCAGAACTTCAGTCAACCAAACAGCA GTTGACTCAgatgaaggcagagagagaaagatctaagacagagatgaaagaccttcagcagcagctctcgGAGATGCACGATGAGCTGGACCAAGCCAAGAGGGCAGAGGTGATAAATACCGAGAAAGAAGTCCTTCTAAAg GATATGGCGCAGCTGCGTGCAGACTTTCAGGAGATCCTACAGGtaaaggaggagcaggaggaggtgctgCACCACAGGGAGAGGGAGCTCAGTGCCTTGAAGGGGGCGCtcaaagaggaggtggagactCATGATAACTACATGGCTGCCCTGAAGGAAGAATATGAAAATGAGCTTGAGAAGCTGCTCAGGGATTTAGATCTGGCCAAAGAG AGCAATGCTCTACTGGGTCAAGAACAGGtcaaagcagaggaagagagaggtgCAGCCAAGTTgcagctgaaggagctgaacCAGGAGAGAGATCAGCTGAGAGGAAAGGTGCAGGAGCAGAACAACAAGGTGGATCAGCTGAATCAGGCCATCCAGGAGTGTCAAACCACACAGAGACTGTTGGAGCAGAGAGCAAAGCAGCTGGAG AGGGAAAAGCAGCAAGTTGAAGAAGCACTAAAAGACGTGAGGAGGAATGAGGAGGAGATGTGTCAGTCTAACCAGTCGCTGCTCACTCGCTTGGAGGACGTGCAG AGTAAGTTGACCAAGCTAAATCATGAGCACAGGGACCTGAAGGAGAAGCTCaaggaggaaaggaaacaaacagaggaactgtggaagacaaaaactgcactggaggatgagaggaggctGCAGGACAGGACTGTGGAGCAACTGCAGAGGAAG ATGAATAGCATCATGGAGGAGTGCGAGGCGTCTACAGATGTACTTCAGGATCAGGTCGACGAAGCCAGAGAGAAGAGTCAGAGGGAGTTGGACGAGCTGCGGAGACAGCTGCAGGAAAAGGGAGCAGAACTGGAGAAATCTCGACAGGCAGCCAAAAAACTGCAGGAAGAG CTGCTTCCTCTGGAGGAGGATCTGCGCCGGTGTCGAAGGGAGCAGCAGGAGGCCCAGCTGAGGGGCCGGCAGCTGGAGCAGagggtggaggagctggaggagaggaacGCAGCCatggtgggggagagagagcgGCAGGTCAAGCTCGTGGAG GGACGTATCAGTCAACTAGAGGAAGATCTCCATGATGAGCGCAGCGGTGCTGACCGAATGATGGAGCGATTAGACAAGACCAAAGTGCAG ATGGATCAGATGAGGAATGAGCTGATGCAGGAGAGAGCGATCAGGCAGGACCTGGAGTGTGACAAGATGAGCCTGGAGAGACAG AATAAAGACCTGAAGAGCAGAGTGACTCATCTGGAAGGATCACAGAGGACCAATCAGGATTCACTCGTCTCCAAACTTAACAGCCGCATCCAGGAACTCGAGGAGAGGTTGCAAGAAGAAGAGAG AGACAACAATAACCTGCAACAAGCGAACCGCAAGCTGGAGCGCAAGGTGAAGGAGATGAAGATGCAAGCGGATGAGGAACACATCAACCTGCAGAGCGAGAGAGATCAG CTGACTCAGAGGCTGAAGATTGCGAAGAGGCAGATGGATGAGGCGGAGGAGGAGATCGAGCGTCTGGAACACGCtaaaaagaagctgcagagagaacTGGATGAGCAGATCGAGGCCAACGAGCAGCTTCACAGCCAACTGAATGCACTGAGGAATGAGATGAG GCGCAAGAAGAAATCACCTCCTCTCATTAGGGTTGCGGAGGACAGTGTGAACGATGTGGAAGACTTTGgatctgactga
- the LOC124062309 gene encoding cingulin-like protein 1 isoform X3, which yields MEPHRLSYMQQHSPRGNQDNLFGVRVQVQGIKGQPYVVLNSSGQEGHRDISVITHQSGYNPGMVRRSVDDRSSPSESLRAAASSAFHYHKHPEILRPYDPESNNLNQVIPSPASVAQPRQLNTALLPETTQTANANKPRIPLPAEGPEGDQSDVAPTKTPPSGRQLPARSPNSVETDSILSVGQLISQFNSSQRRGRGGPRNRMDPEQCRRSRSVDSGRTSDSSSSSPSSSRASSLKGIRGETPGGIYPPGSARARLLGGEASLVNKREENKSNRLLKGHNGKESMSPCAAKLLHRVEKPSVARSCSEQTDDSDERDMQVTPDLLKGQQELSVDPPEEAAKQLLFTYLKDGTTDDDSTTQRKVTLLLETVNKICAAEVKLLQQKQVALEKELSELNQQLETEMKNEKTLAKACEKARTEKKKLQEELAKSQEELFKLRDRLADIEAELQSTKQQLTQMKAERERSKTEMKDLQQQLSEMHDELDQAKRAEVINTEKEVLLKDMAQLRADFQEILQVKEEQEEVLHHRERELSALKGALKEEVETHDNYMAALKEEYENELEKLLRDLDLAKESNALLGQEQVKAEEERGAAKLQLKELNQERDQLRGKVQEQNNKVDQLNQAIQECQTTQRLLEQRAKQLEREKQQVEEALKDVRRNEEEMCQSNQSLLTRLEDVQSKLTKLNHEHRDLKEKLKEERKQTEELWKTKTALEDERRLQDRTVEQLQRKMNSIMEECEASTDVLQDQVDEAREKSQRELDELRRQLQEKGAELEKSRQAAKKLQEELLPLEEDLRRCRREQQEAQLRGRQLEQRVEELEERNAAMVGERERQVKLVEGRISQLEEDLHDERSGADRMMERLDKTKVQMDQMRNELMQERAIRQDLECDKMSLERQNKDLKSRVTHLEGSQRTNQDSLVSKLNSRIQELEERLQEEERDNNNLQQANRKLERKVKEMKMQADEEHINLQSERDQLTQRLKIAKRQMDEAEEEIERLEHAKKKLQRELDEQIEANEQLHSQLNALRNEMRRKKKSPPLIRVAEDSVNDVEDFGSD from the exons ATGGAGCCTCATAGACTGAGCTacatgcagcagcacagtcCCAGAGGCAACCAGGACAACTTGTTTGGAGTCAGAGTCCAGGTCCAAGGGATTAAAGGTCAGCCCTATGTGGTTCTGAACAGTTCTGGCCAGGAGGGCCACCGGGACATCTCCGTCATCACTCACCAGTCAGGGTACAATCCAGGCATGGTGAGGAGGTCTGTGGATGATAGATCCTCTCCATCTGAGTCACTGAGGGCCGCAGCCTCCTCCGCGTTTCATTATCATAAACACCCAGAGATTCTAAGACCTTATGACCCTGAAAGTAATAACCTGAACCAAGTCATTCCTTCACCAGCTTCAGTTGCTCAACCCAGGCAACTGAACACCGCACTCCTTCCTGAGACAACCCAGACTGCTAATGCAAATAAACCCAGGATCCCTTTGCCTGCTGAGGGCCCAGAGGGAGATCAGAGTGATGTGGCTCCGACCAAGACACCTCCTTCAGGTCGACAGCTCCCGGCAAGGTCCCCAAACTCAGTAGAGACCGACTCCATCTTATCTGTAGGGCAGCTAATAAGCCAGTTCAACAGCAGCCAGCGGAGGGGAAGGGGAGGCCCGAGGAACAGGATGGACCCAGAGCAGTGTCGCAGGTCACGCAGCGTGGACAGCGGTCGAACTTCAgactcctcatcctcatccccCTCCTCCAGCAGAGCCTCGTCTCTGAAGGGCATCAGGGGCGAGACACCAGGTGGGATATATCCTCCCGGGTCAGCAAGAGCTCGACTCCTCGGCGGAGAGGCTTCTTTGGTGAACAAGAGGGAGGAGAACAAGTCCAACAGACTGCTTAAAGGACATAATGGAAAAGAGTCGATGTCTCCATGTGCTGCAAAGCTGCTTCACAGAGTAGAGAAACCTTCTGTCGCCAGATCATGTAGTGAGCAGACTGATGACTCTGATGAAAGAGACATGCAG GTCACTCCTGATCTTCTGAAAGGACAGCAAGAACTCTCAGTAGACCCACCTGAAGAGGCAGCAAAACAATTACTGTTCACTTACCTAAAGGATGG GACGACTGATGATGACTCCACCACTCAGAGGAAAGTCACCCTGCTGCTTGAAACGGTCAACAAG ATTTGTGCAGCTGAGGTGAAGCTCTTGCAGCAGAAGCAGGTAGCGCTGGAGAAAGAATTGTCTGAGCTAAATCAACAACTGGAAACCGAGATGAAG AATGAAAAGACTCTGGCCAAGGCTTGTGAAAAGGccaggacagagaagaagaaacttcaGGAAGAGTTGGCTAAAAGTCAGGAAGAGCTCTTCAAACTCAGGGACAGACTGGCAGACATTGAGGCAGAACTTCAGTCAACCAAACAGCA GTTGACTCAgatgaaggcagagagagaaagatctaagacagagatgaaagaccttcagcagcagctctcgGAGATGCACGATGAGCTGGACCAAGCCAAGAGGGCAGAGGTGATAAATACCGAGAAAGAAGTCCTTCTAAAg GATATGGCGCAGCTGCGTGCAGACTTTCAGGAGATCCTACAGGtaaaggaggagcaggaggaggtgctgCACCACAGGGAGAGGGAGCTCAGTGCCTTGAAGGGGGCGCtcaaagaggaggtggagactCATGATAACTACATGGCTGCCCTGAAGGAAGAATATGAAAATGAGCTTGAGAAGCTGCTCAGGGATTTAGATCTGGCCAAAGAG AGCAATGCTCTACTGGGTCAAGAACAGGtcaaagcagaggaagagagaggtgCAGCCAAGTTgcagctgaaggagctgaacCAGGAGAGAGATCAGCTGAGAGGAAAGGTGCAGGAGCAGAACAACAAGGTGGATCAGCTGAATCAGGCCATCCAGGAGTGTCAAACCACACAGAGACTGTTGGAGCAGAGAGCAAAGCAGCTGGAG AGGGAAAAGCAGCAAGTTGAAGAAGCACTAAAAGACGTGAGGAGGAATGAGGAGGAGATGTGTCAGTCTAACCAGTCGCTGCTCACTCGCTTGGAGGACGTGCAG AGTAAGTTGACCAAGCTAAATCATGAGCACAGGGACCTGAAGGAGAAGCTCaaggaggaaaggaaacaaacagaggaactgtggaagacaaaaactgcactggaggatgagaggaggctGCAGGACAGGACTGTGGAGCAACTGCAGAGGAAG ATGAATAGCATCATGGAGGAGTGCGAGGCGTCTACAGATGTACTTCAGGATCAGGTCGACGAAGCCAGAGAGAAGAGTCAGAGGGAGTTGGACGAGCTGCGGAGACAGCTGCAGGAAAAGGGAGCAGAACTGGAGAAATCTCGACAGGCAGCCAAAAAACTGCAGGAAGAG CTGCTTCCTCTGGAGGAGGATCTGCGCCGGTGTCGAAGGGAGCAGCAGGAGGCCCAGCTGAGGGGCCGGCAGCTGGAGCAGagggtggaggagctggaggagaggaacGCAGCCatggtgggggagagagagcgGCAGGTCAAGCTCGTGGAG GGACGTATCAGTCAACTAGAGGAAGATCTCCATGATGAGCGCAGCGGTGCTGACCGAATGATGGAGCGATTAGACAAGACCAAAGTGCAG ATGGATCAGATGAGGAATGAGCTGATGCAGGAGAGAGCGATCAGGCAGGACCTGGAGTGTGACAAGATGAGCCTGGAGAGACAG AATAAAGACCTGAAGAGCAGAGTGACTCATCTGGAAGGATCACAGAGGACCAATCAGGATTCACTCGTCTCCAAACTTAACAGCCGCATCCAGGAACTCGAGGAGAGGTTGCAAGAAGAAGAGAG AGACAACAATAACCTGCAACAAGCGAACCGCAAGCTGGAGCGCAAGGTGAAGGAGATGAAGATGCAAGCGGATGAGGAACACATCAACCTGCAGAGCGAGAGAGATCAG CTGACTCAGAGGCTGAAGATTGCGAAGAGGCAGATGGATGAGGCGGAGGAGGAGATCGAGCGTCTGGAACACGCtaaaaagaagctgcagagagaacTGGATGAGCAGATCGAGGCCAACGAGCAGCTTCACAGCCAACTGAATGCACTGAGGAATGAGATGAG GCGCAAGAAGAAATCACCTCCTCTCATTAGGGTTGCGGAGGACAGTGTGAACGATGTGGAAGACTTTGgatctgactga
- the LOC124062309 gene encoding cingulin-like protein 1 isoform X2, protein MEPHRLSYMQQHSPRGNQDNLFGVRVQVQGIKGQPYVVLNSSGQEGHRDISVITHQSGYNPGMVRRSVDDRSSPSESLRAAASSAFHYHKHPEILRPYDPESNNLNQVIPSPASVAQPRQLNTALLPETTQTANANKPRIPLPAEGPEGDQSDVAPTKTPPSGRQLPARSPNSVETDSILSVGQLISQFNSSQRRGRGGPRNRMDPEQCRRSRSVDSGRTSDSSSSSPSSSRASSLKGIRGETPGGIYPPGSARARLLGGEASLVNKREENKSNRLLKGHNGKESMSPCAAKLLHRVEKPSVARSCSEQTDDSDERDMQQELSVDPPEEAAKQLLFTYLKDGTTDDDSTTQRKVTLLLETVNKVKWKTAENGEEEEKICAAEVKLLQQKQVALEKELSELNQQLETEMKNEKTLAKACEKARTEKKKLQEELAKSQEELFKLRDRLADIEAELQSTKQQLTQMKAERERSKTEMKDLQQQLSEMHDELDQAKRAEVINTEKEVLLKDMAQLRADFQEILQVKEEQEEVLHHRERELSALKGALKEEVETHDNYMAALKEEYENELEKLLRDLDLAKESNALLGQEQVKAEEERGAAKLQLKELNQERDQLRGKVQEQNNKVDQLNQAIQECQTTQRLLEQRAKQLEREKQQVEEALKDVRRNEEEMCQSNQSLLTRLEDVQSKLTKLNHEHRDLKEKLKEERKQTEELWKTKTALEDERRLQDRTVEQLQRKMNSIMEECEASTDVLQDQVDEAREKSQRELDELRRQLQEKGAELEKSRQAAKKLQEELLPLEEDLRRCRREQQEAQLRGRQLEQRVEELEERNAAMVGERERQVKLVEGRISQLEEDLHDERSGADRMMERLDKTKVQMDQMRNELMQERAIRQDLECDKMSLERQNKDLKSRVTHLEGSQRTNQDSLVSKLNSRIQELEERLQEEERDNNNLQQANRKLERKVKEMKMQADEEHINLQSERDQLTQRLKIAKRQMDEAEEEIERLEHAKKKLQRELDEQIEANEQLHSQLNALRNEMRRKKKSPPLIRVAEDSVNDVEDFGSD, encoded by the exons ATGGAGCCTCATAGACTGAGCTacatgcagcagcacagtcCCAGAGGCAACCAGGACAACTTGTTTGGAGTCAGAGTCCAGGTCCAAGGGATTAAAGGTCAGCCCTATGTGGTTCTGAACAGTTCTGGCCAGGAGGGCCACCGGGACATCTCCGTCATCACTCACCAGTCAGGGTACAATCCAGGCATGGTGAGGAGGTCTGTGGATGATAGATCCTCTCCATCTGAGTCACTGAGGGCCGCAGCCTCCTCCGCGTTTCATTATCATAAACACCCAGAGATTCTAAGACCTTATGACCCTGAAAGTAATAACCTGAACCAAGTCATTCCTTCACCAGCTTCAGTTGCTCAACCCAGGCAACTGAACACCGCACTCCTTCCTGAGACAACCCAGACTGCTAATGCAAATAAACCCAGGATCCCTTTGCCTGCTGAGGGCCCAGAGGGAGATCAGAGTGATGTGGCTCCGACCAAGACACCTCCTTCAGGTCGACAGCTCCCGGCAAGGTCCCCAAACTCAGTAGAGACCGACTCCATCTTATCTGTAGGGCAGCTAATAAGCCAGTTCAACAGCAGCCAGCGGAGGGGAAGGGGAGGCCCGAGGAACAGGATGGACCCAGAGCAGTGTCGCAGGTCACGCAGCGTGGACAGCGGTCGAACTTCAgactcctcatcctcatccccCTCCTCCAGCAGAGCCTCGTCTCTGAAGGGCATCAGGGGCGAGACACCAGGTGGGATATATCCTCCCGGGTCAGCAAGAGCTCGACTCCTCGGCGGAGAGGCTTCTTTGGTGAACAAGAGGGAGGAGAACAAGTCCAACAGACTGCTTAAAGGACATAATGGAAAAGAGTCGATGTCTCCATGTGCTGCAAAGCTGCTTCACAGAGTAGAGAAACCTTCTGTCGCCAGATCATGTAGTGAGCAGACTGATGACTCTGATGAAAGAGACATGCAG CAAGAACTCTCAGTAGACCCACCTGAAGAGGCAGCAAAACAATTACTGTTCACTTACCTAAAGGATGG GACGACTGATGATGACTCCACCACTCAGAGGAAAGTCACCCTGCTGCTTGAAACGGTCAACAAGGTCAAGTGGAAGACTGCCGAAaatggggaggaggaggagaaa ATTTGTGCAGCTGAGGTGAAGCTCTTGCAGCAGAAGCAGGTAGCGCTGGAGAAAGAATTGTCTGAGCTAAATCAACAACTGGAAACCGAGATGAAG AATGAAAAGACTCTGGCCAAGGCTTGTGAAAAGGccaggacagagaagaagaaacttcaGGAAGAGTTGGCTAAAAGTCAGGAAGAGCTCTTCAAACTCAGGGACAGACTGGCAGACATTGAGGCAGAACTTCAGTCAACCAAACAGCA GTTGACTCAgatgaaggcagagagagaaagatctaagacagagatgaaagaccttcagcagcagctctcgGAGATGCACGATGAGCTGGACCAAGCCAAGAGGGCAGAGGTGATAAATACCGAGAAAGAAGTCCTTCTAAAg GATATGGCGCAGCTGCGTGCAGACTTTCAGGAGATCCTACAGGtaaaggaggagcaggaggaggtgctgCACCACAGGGAGAGGGAGCTCAGTGCCTTGAAGGGGGCGCtcaaagaggaggtggagactCATGATAACTACATGGCTGCCCTGAAGGAAGAATATGAAAATGAGCTTGAGAAGCTGCTCAGGGATTTAGATCTGGCCAAAGAG AGCAATGCTCTACTGGGTCAAGAACAGGtcaaagcagaggaagagagaggtgCAGCCAAGTTgcagctgaaggagctgaacCAGGAGAGAGATCAGCTGAGAGGAAAGGTGCAGGAGCAGAACAACAAGGTGGATCAGCTGAATCAGGCCATCCAGGAGTGTCAAACCACACAGAGACTGTTGGAGCAGAGAGCAAAGCAGCTGGAG AGGGAAAAGCAGCAAGTTGAAGAAGCACTAAAAGACGTGAGGAGGAATGAGGAGGAGATGTGTCAGTCTAACCAGTCGCTGCTCACTCGCTTGGAGGACGTGCAG AGTAAGTTGACCAAGCTAAATCATGAGCACAGGGACCTGAAGGAGAAGCTCaaggaggaaaggaaacaaacagaggaactgtggaagacaaaaactgcactggaggatgagaggaggctGCAGGACAGGACTGTGGAGCAACTGCAGAGGAAG ATGAATAGCATCATGGAGGAGTGCGAGGCGTCTACAGATGTACTTCAGGATCAGGTCGACGAAGCCAGAGAGAAGAGTCAGAGGGAGTTGGACGAGCTGCGGAGACAGCTGCAGGAAAAGGGAGCAGAACTGGAGAAATCTCGACAGGCAGCCAAAAAACTGCAGGAAGAG CTGCTTCCTCTGGAGGAGGATCTGCGCCGGTGTCGAAGGGAGCAGCAGGAGGCCCAGCTGAGGGGCCGGCAGCTGGAGCAGagggtggaggagctggaggagaggaacGCAGCCatggtgggggagagagagcgGCAGGTCAAGCTCGTGGAG GGACGTATCAGTCAACTAGAGGAAGATCTCCATGATGAGCGCAGCGGTGCTGACCGAATGATGGAGCGATTAGACAAGACCAAAGTGCAG ATGGATCAGATGAGGAATGAGCTGATGCAGGAGAGAGCGATCAGGCAGGACCTGGAGTGTGACAAGATGAGCCTGGAGAGACAG AATAAAGACCTGAAGAGCAGAGTGACTCATCTGGAAGGATCACAGAGGACCAATCAGGATTCACTCGTCTCCAAACTTAACAGCCGCATCCAGGAACTCGAGGAGAGGTTGCAAGAAGAAGAGAG AGACAACAATAACCTGCAACAAGCGAACCGCAAGCTGGAGCGCAAGGTGAAGGAGATGAAGATGCAAGCGGATGAGGAACACATCAACCTGCAGAGCGAGAGAGATCAG CTGACTCAGAGGCTGAAGATTGCGAAGAGGCAGATGGATGAGGCGGAGGAGGAGATCGAGCGTCTGGAACACGCtaaaaagaagctgcagagagaacTGGATGAGCAGATCGAGGCCAACGAGCAGCTTCACAGCCAACTGAATGCACTGAGGAATGAGATGAG GCGCAAGAAGAAATCACCTCCTCTCATTAGGGTTGCGGAGGACAGTGTGAACGATGTGGAAGACTTTGgatctgactga
- the LOC124062533 gene encoding transcription factor 12-like, translating into MYCAHPVSGAGNNSLMYCYNMKPVYGQSPTNDEINQNSSLHPSIKAPGNVLASTFFEGTGNSPDIWNAANGLNQQGYEGALGAATTHQTQPGSYNTLHPPHSHLDYSPHSVMTADMNRGLPPMSTFHRNNAAPRTPSISTSENSTVSGSRRNVSGGSQTGDTLGKALASIYSPDHTSSSFPSSSSTPVRSPSPLPNTAEAGGNNMWSRGSVQAPVSPQYESSLISLSQVEDRLDRLDDVIHVLRNHAVGPTAAGLPNDIHGLLNQTHHGHPESASTLPLTCHTPAMVEAVSMNNNHSAFQSRTQNGHPYPARQRATLQSMQAGGRGGLGVQSALELKMESGEREEMIHTNHSHSSDSQRSDEESEHKPQGENSGGNSVHEDEDLSPEQKAERERERRMANNARERLRVRDINEAFKELGHMCQLHLKSEKPQTKLLVLHQAVAVILSLEQQVRERNLNPKAACLRRREEEKASAVMTDPQSMHLAFHPNLTDPGNPMGHL; encoded by the exons ATGTACTGTGCTCATCCTGTCTCTGGTGCAGGCAACAACTCATTGATGTATTGCTACAACATGAAACCA GTTTATGGGCAGTCTCCCACTAATGACGAAATCAACCAGAACTCATCTTTACATCCGTCCATCAAGGCCCCCGGCAATGTGTTGGCAAGCACCTTCTTTG AGGGGACCGGCAATTCGCCTGACATCTGGAATGCTGCAAATGGGCTGAACCAGCAGGGCTATGAAGGTGCACTGGGAGCAGCCACAACCCACCAAACACAGCCGGGGAGCTACAACACCCTGCATCCACCACATAGTCACCTG GACTACTCTCCACATTCAGTGATGACTGCTGATATGAACAGAGGTCTCCCTCCAATGTCCACTTTTCACCGCAATAATGCAGCACCACGCACTCCGTCAATCAGCACCTCAGAGAATTCAACAG tctcaGGGAGCCGGAGAAATGTGTCAGGAGGGTCACAAACAGGCGATACCTTGGGCAAAGCTCTGGCCTCT ATTTACTCCCCCGatcacaccagcagcagcttccccTCCAGTTCATCCACACCGGTGAGGTCGCCATCCCCGCTGCCAAATACAGCTGAAGCTGGAG GTAACAACATGTGGTCGAGGGGTTCAGTTCAGGCACCAGTCTCTCCACAGTATGAGTCTTCACTTATATCATTG TCTCAGGTGGAGGATCGTCTAGACAGACTGGATGATGTGATCCATGTCCTGAGGAACCACGCTGTGGGTCCCACGGCGGCCGGCCTGCCCAATGACATCCATGGCCTCCTGAACCAGACCCACCACGGCCACCCGGAATCTGCCAGCACTCTACCACTCACCTGTCACACTCCAGCCATG GTGGAAGCTGTCAGTATGAACAACAACCACTCAGCCTTCCAGAGCCGCACACAAAATGGTCACCCATACCCAGCCAGACAGAGGGCCACGCTTCAGTCCATGCAAGCTGGAGGCCGAG GAGGCCTGGGTGTCCAGAGTGCTTTGGAGCTGAAGATGGAAAGCGGGGAAAGGGAAGAGATGATACACACCAATCACAGTCACAGCTCTGACAGCCAGAGATCAGATGAGGAGAGTGAACACAAACCACAAGGAGAAAACAGTGGAGGGAACAG TGTCCACGAGGATGAGGACCTGAGTCCGGAGCAGAAGGCCGAACGCGAGCGTGAGAGGAGGATGGCCAACAATGCTCGTGAACGTTTGCGCGTGCGGGACATCAACGAGGCCTTTAAGGAGCTGGGTCACATGTGTCAGCTGCACCTGAAGAGCGAGAAGCCACAGACCAAGCTGCTGGTGCTGCACCAGGCCGTGGCAGTGATCCTCAGCCTGGAACAACAAGTCAGAG AGAGGAACCTGAACCCAAAGGCGGCGTGTCTgcggaggagagaggaggagaaggcgtCTGCGGTCATGACGGATCCACAATCCATGCATCTCGCTTTTCACCCCAATCTGACAGACCCAGGAAACCCCATGGGCCACCTCTGA